ATATTCATGCAATCACTGCTTTCTTTCTGCTTCTGCCATTAATGGCGGCAACAAACGGACCACCTGACTCGGCTTCTTAGCGGCAAACAAGTGCTGCAACTGCGCCACTGGTGACTGGGTCAACGCGCGGATCAACTGGGCGATTCGCATTGGCTGCTCCTTAGCGACGGGATTCATCAACATAAACGCCCACTCAACCGGCAATATGCGGCTAACGTCTGCCAGATCCTTAAACGCAATGGGAATCTCAAAGTGAACCACGACCAATCGTCCTTGCTGCACTAAATCGCCTTCCAGATGCGGAATCGCAATATTAGGCAGCCGATCGGCAATCTGGTTCAGCTGCATACCGGATGGAAACGTCTGCTCCCGGGCGATCAGCGCCGCTTTGCCTGCTGGCAGCATCACCTTTTGGGCCACGAGCTCGTGACTGATGACATTAAAAAAATCTTCTTGCGTCGGCGTGTTTAAAAAATAAACCAACGGGGTTGTGCTAAATTCAGCCAAGCTTTTCACCTATCTTTTCATAAACTCGTTATGGTTAGAGTATAGCACGCCGCTTGCTGTCCCTCATGATCGGTTCCGCTTTTGGTTAAAGCTTCTATTATTCACCCATTTTCTTTGAGTTTCATGAAAATCCCCGCGAAAAATGTCTATTGTTGTCATTTTGTTCTATACTGATTTTGTACTGAACATTTAAGGATTACCTAGGAGGTATTTTTACATGTCTGTTAAACTTACTGCTGGTCAGTTAGCACATTTGAAGCAATTGTCCAATGATGACAATGTGATCTCAGCATTGGCCATCGACCAACGCGGTTCCCTGAAGAAGATGCTTGCAGCCGCTGCCAACAAGCCGGCTGATGAAACCACCATCGTTGATTTCAAAAAGGCTGTTTCTGAAGAATTAACCAAATACGCCAGTGCCATTCTGCTTGATCCAGAATATGGCTTACCGGCTGCCAAGGTGCGCGATCCTAAGTCCGGTCTATTACTTTCTTATGAAAAGACTGGTTACGATGCCACCGAACCTGGCCGCTTCCCTGATTTGATCGACAACCAGAGTGCATTGCGCATTAAGAATGAAGGCGGCGACGCGGTTAAGTTCTTGCTGTACATTGATCCGGATGAACCAGACTCAATCAACGATCGCAAGTACGCCTTTGTTGAACGTGTCGGTGCCGAAGCTAAGGCCAACGACCTGCCGTTGTTCCTTGAATTGGTTTCTTACGATGGTAAGACCAACGAAACCGGCACCGCTGCATGGGCCAAGGCTAAGCCAGAAAAGGTTATCAAGATCACCAAGGAATTCAGCAAGCCGCAATACAACGTTTCCGTTTTGAAGCTTGAAGTTCCGGTTGACCAGAAGTTTGTTGAAGGCTATACCGACGAAGGTGTGACCCCGGTTTACAGCAAAGAAGAAGCTGCTAAGTACTACAAGGCACAATCCGATGCAACGGATCTGCCATTCATCTTCTTGTCTGCCGGTGTTTCCAACGAATTGTTCCTTGAAGAACTCAAATTCGCCAAGGAAGCAGGTTCAACCTTTAACGGTGTCCTTTGCGGCCGGGCAACCTGGAAGCCAGGTGTTAAGCCATTTGCTGCTGAAGGCGAAGCTGCCGGCAAGAAGTGGCTGGAAACCGAAGGCAAAGCTAACATCGATCGTTTGAACAAGGTTTTGGCTGAAACCGCCACCCCTTGGACCAACAAGGTTGAAGGTTAGTTCTGATAAATAAGTAAATAGGAGAACTGGCCGAACCAAACAGGCCAGTTCTTTTTTATTTGGTGAATGCGTGCTGATCAATAGCGCCATGCATAAATCCGCGCCAACCATTGCAGCCAATCGACACAGTGGTAGACTGGTAATGAATGCGGTTTCTTATACTAGGAGGTAATATGGTTTGATCACAATTGAAAATAATCAATTCAAAGCAGGCATTGCCGAGCGCGGTGCCGAGTTGCAGTCATTAGTCAACAAAAGTGACAATCACGAGTACATCTGGAATGGTGATAAAACATTTTGGAATCGCCATGCCCCGATTCTTTTCCCTGCGATTGGTAAATCGAATGAGGATCAGTATCGCCTAGGAGCCAAAACATTCCCGATGAGCCAACATGGCTTTGCCCGGGATTACGATT
Above is a window of Lacticaseibacillus casei DSM 20011 = JCM 1134 = ATCC 393 DNA encoding:
- a CDS encoding PTS sugar transporter subunit IIA, with the protein product MAEFSTTPLVYFLNTPTQEDFFNVISHELVAQKVMLPAGKAALIAREQTFPSGMQLNQIADRLPNIAIPHLEGDLVQQGRLVVVHFEIPIAFKDLADVSRILPVEWAFMLMNPVAKEQPMRIAQLIRALTQSPVAQLQHLFAAKKPSQVVRLLPPLMAEAERKQ
- a CDS encoding tagatose 1,6-diphosphate aldolase yields the protein MSVKLTAGQLAHLKQLSNDDNVISALAIDQRGSLKKMLAAAANKPADETTIVDFKKAVSEELTKYASAILLDPEYGLPAAKVRDPKSGLLLSYEKTGYDATEPGRFPDLIDNQSALRIKNEGGDAVKFLLYIDPDEPDSINDRKYAFVERVGAEAKANDLPLFLELVSYDGKTNETGTAAWAKAKPEKVIKITKEFSKPQYNVSVLKLEVPVDQKFVEGYTDEGVTPVYSKEEAAKYYKAQSDATDLPFIFLSAGVSNELFLEELKFAKEAGSTFNGVLCGRATWKPGVKPFAAEGEAAGKKWLETEGKANIDRLNKVLAETATPWTNKVEG